TCGAAAATCAAAAATTATTTTTAGCAGTTGCTGAAAGTTTTGATGGGGCATTAAATATTATCGAATCTTCTTATCGTTATTTGGCTAAACTCTGGTAAACAATGAAAAAAATTCAAACTATCTATTCGGATAATGATCACAAATGGTCAGTGATTGCAAGAGATCCTGCCAAACCTAGTTGGCTCATTGATACCAATGAATACTTAATTGAGTCGGATGGAATGGGGCTACTCACAGATCCGGGGGGAAGCGAAATTTTTCCTGAAGTGTTTTCTGCACTGGTGGAAGTATTTCCTGCTTCGCAAATTAAAAATATTTTTGCCTCCCACCAAGATCCCGATATTGTTTCTTCTATTTCTTTATGGTTGGAAGTCAACCCAGCAATTCGTTGTTATGTGAGTTGGCTTTGGACTGGTTTTTTACCTCACTTCGGAGGGAATGCAGAGACCTTCATTCCTATGCCCGATGAAGGAATGGAAATCATTCACCAAAACATTAAACTTAGATCCATCCCCGCCCACTTTTTACATAGCGCTGGAAATTTAAATCTTTGGGATCCAAAAGCAAAAATATTGTTCAGTGGAGATATCGGTGCCGC
Above is a window of Leptospira wolbachii serovar Codice str. CDC DNA encoding:
- a CDS encoding oxygen-binding di-iron domain-containing protein — encoded protein: MKKIQTIYSDNDHKWSVIARDPAKPSWLIDTNEYLIESDGMGLLTDPGGSEIFPEVFSALVEVFPASQIKNIFASHQDPDIVSSISLWLEVNPAIRCYVSWLWTGFLPHFGGNAETFIPMPDEGMEIIHQNIKLRSIPAHFLHSAGNLNLWDPKAKILFSGDIGAALLPIDETDLIVKDFDKHIHYMEKFHKRWMASEQAKVAWCERISHLKPDMLCPQHGSVFQGPDVERFINWFSELKIGMDALELPKT